The genomic region TCGCCCAGTCCGGCGGCGGTGCCGTGCCCGCCCAGGAAGCCGATCTCGATCAGCGCGCCGGAGATCACCGGCACGTTGAAGACCGGCACGAGCACGAGCAGCGCCAGCAGCAGGCCGATGACGTACTGGCCGCTGGCCACGCTGATCCCGAAGGCCAGGTTGGGCCCGGCCAGGTCGACGGCCTCGCGCATCCTCGGCATCCGCTTGCCGAGCAAGAGCCCGGCGAAGACCACCGAGATCAACAGGCCGGGCAGGGAGGACCACACCGTCATCACGTCGACGCCGAACAGGCCGCCCTCGGCCGCGCGCTCGGCGAACCCCTCGGCGATGCCCCGGTCGGCCAGCAGTCCCATCAGGCGCCCGAGAACGTCGGGCCCCAGGAGCAGGGCGATGGCGCCACCGATGATCGACGCGGGCAGGTACAGGCGCTGCGTGAGCTTCCACTTGACCCGGACGAGCTTCGAGATCAGCAGCAGCACGCCCAGCAGCAGGAGTGCGAGACCGACGGTGGCAGGAGTCATCTCTACCTCTCTAGGAGAACGCGGGCACCTGAAAGCGGCGGTTCGGCGCACAGGCCGGACCGCGTCCAGGGGGAGACAAGGGAGGTAGCTCGTCGGACGTCGATGTGACGCTCCGCGACCGCCTGGGCATCCTATACACCGAGCGGTCGTGGTCAATTCGGGATAAAGGCCACGTCCGGCGTGGTGCGCGGCGCACGGGACCGAGAGGCGCGCCACGACCACGGTCACGCACGGTCCGCCAGGCTCACCCTGAGCGGACCTGTGGCACTTCTCACCGGCCGGCCGTGTCGGGCGGGGCCGGCCTCACGGACCGCCGTCGACGTCCCGGGCGACGTAGGGGCCGACGCTCTCGGGCTCGTGGCTGTACGGACGCACGCCCAAGGGCCCGCCGCAGGCGGGGTCGACGCGGCGGCCGGATGGAGCACTCGGCGGTCGGACGTCAGTGGTCGAAGGGACGTCCCAGGTCGTGGAGCGCCCGGTCCGCTCGCGCGGCGGCGTCGGCGTGGCCGGATCCGGCCGCCCGCCGCCACCACGATCGGGCGGCCTCGGTGTCACCTCGACGGTGTTCCAGGTCCGCGAGGTCGACCATCGCTCTGGGGGCCCACTCCGGGTGCCCGGACTCGGCCGCCCGGGCGAACCACGTCCGGGCCTCCTCGGTCTCGTCCTGGTCCTGTTCCAGGCGCGCGAGCAGGTAGAGGGCGTGCGGCGCCGCGTCGGCGTGCCCGGTCCTCACCACGTGCCCGAACCAGGTGCGCGCGTTCTCGAACCATCCCCGGCGGTGGTCCAGACGCCCGAGTTCCAGTAGGGACCGAGGGGCGAGATCGGCGTCCTTGGTCTTGACGGCCCGGATGTACCACGCGCGCGCCTCGTGGACCTCCCCCTGTTCCTGTTCGAGGGCGCCGAGCCCGTTCATCGCCCGGGGCGCGACGTCGGGGTCGCCCGACTCGGCGGCCCGGGTGAGCAGGTCGCGGGCCGTGTCCGCCGCACCCCGCGCGGCGGCGCTCTCGCCCTGGTCGAGCAGGCCCCGCGGATCGGTGGGCAGGTCAGGGGCATCGGTCGCACCGGCTCCTTCGGGGACGGTGGGTGTCCCGGGCTCCGCCGAGGCCCCGGGCTGCACCGGTGGCTCGACGGACTGGGCGGGCTCGACCGGCTCGACCGGCGCGGAGTCGACGCCCTTGCTCTCCACCGGCGGCTCGGCGACGGCGTCCACCCGGTCCAGCGCTTCCAGCCGAGCCCGCGCCCGGGGCGCCGCGGTGGGGTCGCCCGACCGCACAGCCATCTCCCACCACGCCCGCGCCCCGTCGACGTCCCCGCGGTCGCGGTCCAGTGTGCCGAGGTCGACCATCGCCTTCGCGGCCACGTCGACGACCCCGGAAGCGCTCGCGTGCGTGTACCAGGCCCGCGCGGCGTCCCGATCCCCCGCGCGGTGCTCCAGGACCGCGAGGTTGTACATCGCCGCGGCCGCGGCGTCCGACGCGCCCGCCGTGGGTGCCGCCCCGCCGGACGGCCCTTCGAACGACGCGCCGGACACCGGACCGGGTCCGCTCACGCCAGGGCCGCTCCCCTGGTCCCCGTCGCCGTCCGCCCCGACTCCGGCCGCGCGCGTCCACCAGCGGCGGGCGCTCTCCGTGTCCCCCTGCCGCCAGTCAAGCTCACCGAGACTGACCATCGCCTCCGGAGCCCACTCGGGGTGCCCGGAGTCGATCGCCAGCGCCCACCAGCGCCGGGCGGCCACGGCGTCGTCGCGGGCGTCCTCCAGCCCACCGAGCACGAAGTAGGCCAGCGGCACGGTGTCGGCGGTCCCTCCCCCTTGGTCGGCGACCCGGGTGAACCAGTGCCGCGCGGCGTCCAGGTCGCCCGCGTCCATGAGCACCTGGCCCAGGTAGAGCAGCACCACCGGGTCCATCGGAGTGTCCGTGTGGCCCAACAGCCGCTGGGCCGCGGTCAGCGCCCTCGCCTCGATCGCCGCGTAGCCGATGTCGCGGCGCGCCTCCCCCTCGAACCGGGTGTCGCCGTGCTCCCACATCGGGTCGGCGACGGGCCACGCGCAGTCCTGCCCGGACTCGTCGGCGACGACGGCGAGCAGGGGGTGGGGGCTGTAGTAGGTGCCGCTCTCGTCCGAGCGCTCCTCCACCAGGGCCGGACGCTCGTGCGTGGCCCGGGCGGCCCACTTCAGAGCCGCCTCACAGCCGATCGCCGACACGCTCGCGCTCTGCGGCGTTCCGGTCAGCTCCTGGCGGTAGGCGCGGTACAACCGTTCAAGGTCGTCCCAGGTCAGACGAGTGGGCGGGTCGACGCGCCGCCAGTCGGTGACCGCGCGCAGCAGGGCGGTGCGATTGGCGCTGGTCCCGGGCAGCAGCTCCGACCGGAAGGGGCCCAGGTCCACCAGGAGCCGCCCCACGAGCAGCGTGCCGTCGTCGGCGTCCAGCCGCGCCTGCAGTTCCGGATCGGCGTAGTCGGTGCCGGCGCGCAGCCGCCGGCGTTCCGATTCGGTGATCGGCCCCAGCTCGATCGGGGCGCCATGGGCGCGCATGGCCCCTTCGACGTCCGCCGGCACGCGCAGGCCACGGACGAGCGCGCTGTCGGCGACGGCCAGGATCCGCAGGCCCTCGGGCAGGCGCGCGGGGTCGGTACGGGCGAGTTCGGCGTAGCGGCGTGCGGAGAGCCGGTCGAGCCAGAGCACCGTCCCCGGTGCCGGGGTGGCCGCGGATCCGGTGAGTGCTCCCGCCGCGTCGATCATGGCGGCCAACTCGACGTCGGGGTCGTCCAGGAAGGCCACCACGAGGTGGCCGCCCAGGACCTCGTGCGCCGCGTGGGCCAGGGCCCGCGTGGAGCCGGCCAGGCGCGGGCAGGAGACCACCACCACGCGTCGGCCGTCGTCGCGCAGCGCCTCGGCGATCGCCTCGTCGGCCTCTCGGCGCACGTACGGAGCGTGTCCTCCGGCACCGAACCTGGACCGGTGCACACCCAGGTCCTCCGGCGTCACCTCGGCGAACCGGCACGGGCGTCCCTGGTCGCCCCGCAGCGACAGCCACCGGTGCGGTCGCGCCAGGCGCGAACGGTCGGGGCGCGGGGCACGCGGGACTCCGTGGAACGGACGGGGTGTTCCGGGGGATGACACCTGAAACCTCTCAGTCTTGACCTGTCCGTCCCACTATGACGGCATTGCGTGGTTTCCAGTTCCGTGTGGTTCCTGGTGCCTACGGGCCGTTCCCGCGGCTCACGACGAGTGACGGGGGTCCGAGTCCCGGGACGCGGACCGGCACCTGAGCCCGCCCCGCCCCACCATGCGCCGTCCCGGCGCCCGCCGCTCTTGCTCGGCCGTTCACCCGCGCTGGCCAGTCAGAACGCGTCCGGAACCCCTGACTGCAAGAGTGCCGCCAAGACGCCTCGAGCGAAAGTGACCTGGCCGTTTCCGGCCGTGGCCTCCCTCAACGCACACCCTTCGGCGACCGGTCGGCCACGAACAACCCTCTGGCCGGAAACCCGGCGTTCCCCGTAGCCTGGCGCCCATGTTCGCGCGGTTCCGCTCCTCCTGGCCCGTCCTGGGGGCCTTCCTCCTCGTCCTCGGAGTGTCCGCGGCCTACAGCCTGACGCTGTGCGCCCTCCTGTGGTGGGCGGGGCTCCCCTGGTGGCTCGGGCTGGTGCCGTTCGGGCTCTCCCTCATCGGCGCCGAGTCCCTGCACGCCCTCGGGAAGAACGAGCCGCCGACCACGGACACGTTCGTCATCGAGCGCGACGACGACCCGCGCGTCCACGCGGTGCTGGACCGCCTGTGCGCCCTGACCGACCAGGAGCGCCCGGTCCTGCGCCTGTACGGGGCCGAGGGCCCCAACGCCGTGGCGCACGTCCCCGACCAGGGCCCCGCGTGCGTCTACGTCACCCCCGACCTGTTGGAGCAGCTCGACAACCGGCAGCTGGAGGCCGTGCTGGCGCACGAGCTCGCCCACCTGACCCACCGCGACCAGCGCGTC from Nocardiopsis aegyptia harbors:
- a CDS encoding tetratricopeptide repeat protein: MRREADEAIAEALRDDGRRVVVVSCPRLAGSTRALAHAAHEVLGGHLVVAFLDDPDVELAAMIDAAGALTGSAATPAPGTVLWLDRLSARRYAELARTDPARLPEGLRILAVADSALVRGLRVPADVEGAMRAHGAPIELGPITESERRRLRAGTDYADPELQARLDADDGTLLVGRLLVDLGPFRSELLPGTSANRTALLRAVTDWRRVDPPTRLTWDDLERLYRAYRQELTGTPQSASVSAIGCEAALKWAARATHERPALVEERSDESGTYYSPHPLLAVVADESGQDCAWPVADPMWEHGDTRFEGEARRDIGYAAIEARALTAAQRLLGHTDTPMDPVVLLYLGQVLMDAGDLDAARHWFTRVADQGGGTADTVPLAYFVLGGLEDARDDAVAARRWWALAIDSGHPEWAPEAMVSLGELDWRQGDTESARRWWTRAAGVGADGDGDQGSGPGVSGPGPVSGASFEGPSGGAAPTAGASDAAAAAMYNLAVLEHRAGDRDAARAWYTHASASGVVDVAAKAMVDLGTLDRDRGDVDGARAWWEMAVRSGDPTAAPRARARLEALDRVDAVAEPPVESKGVDSAPVEPVEPAQSVEPPVQPGASAEPGTPTVPEGAGATDAPDLPTDPRGLLDQGESAAARGAADTARDLLTRAAESGDPDVAPRAMNGLGALEQEQGEVHEARAWYIRAVKTKDADLAPRSLLELGRLDHRRGWFENARTWFGHVVRTGHADAAPHALYLLARLEQDQDETEEARTWFARAAESGHPEWAPRAMVDLADLEHRRGDTEAARSWWRRAAGSGHADAAARADRALHDLGRPFDH